The Rheinheimera mangrovi genome contains the following window.
TTATGGTTTGGCTCTGGTCAGTGGTGTGGTGATTTATGCACCGGTGTTTTTAAAAGACTTATTTGCCTTGCGCCTTGGCCCCAGCGTCAAACGCATGTGGCAGGATGCTCATAATGCGGTGGGGATTCTATCTTTGCCTTTCCATATTTTATTCGCCTGGAGCGGCGCGGTTTTGACTACAGGTTTTCTGATGCTGGCGCCATTTCAGCTTGCTGTTTTTGACGGTAAGTTACTCGACATACTTGAGCCAGATTTTGAAGTAGTGCCTCATGTCGAACCTGCCGCAGTACAAAAACCTTTGGTCAGCGTGCATGAATTATTAGCGACAGCCAAAACAGCCATGCCGCAGTTAGAAGTTGAAAGCATGTTTTATCATGACGCCGGCGATCTAAATGGCACTGTTACTTTATACGGCGCTATCGACAGCCCCACTGTGACACATTCCGCTGCTGCAGTGATCAACACAGCCAGCGGCGAACTGATCAAAACCCTGACCCCGGAAGAATTTACACCGGGCACAGCATTTCTGCGGGGTATTCAAAGCCTGCATTATGGCGACTTTGGCAATTACCCGGTGAAATGGCTGTATTTTGTACTGGGCATGGCGGGAGCTTTTTTATTCTACAGCGGTAATTTGTTATGGATTGAATCCAGACGCAATGCCAACACAGCCCTACAACCACGCAACACCCGCATTATGGCCGGATTAACCCTGGGTATAGCGCTGGGCTGTATGGCGGGCGTGTCGGCCTTGTTTTTAGCTGGCGCTTTATTGCCCGAAGCTTTGCATATCCGCTGCTACTATCTGGTGTTTTTTCTGGTGCTGCTGTGGTGTTTAGTGCGTCATCCGTCTAAAGCTGCAGTGGAAATGTTAATGCTTACCGCCCTGTTGAGCGCATTTATTCCTGTCGCCAGTTTTATACAAAGTGGTCAGCACCTTTTTCACTCTTTTTGGCATGGCCATTGGATACGCTTTAGTGTGGATGTCACAGCCTTGGTAATGGCCTGGTGTTTTTGGCGTATGGCATTGGCAGCCAAAAAACGCGCCAGAACAGGGCCTGCAAATAGCTTATGGGCTTTGCCTGCAAAAGGCTAATTTGACGTCAGGTATCAAAAGGAGCTCAGGCTCCTTTTAATGTTTTTAATAAAGCCGCACTAAACTCTATTTTTTCATTACTCAACTGCCTGTAATCAAAGTAAGGCGTGACCAGTACTTGGTTCGTTGGGTCTATTGCAAACTCTTCGTTCAACCAATGCAACTGACAAGCTAAACCTTGCTGGATCAGCTGTTTGGCATGGGTGCGGCCAGCAATTAAATGAATAGTATTCTCGGCGGTCTTTAGCAGCGGCATATCAAATAACAGGGCTGTGTCTGAAGCTTTTTGCAGTAAAAATTGGTCACGATACTGCTGCCAGCTGGCAGCCTGAGTCGGGAAGTGAAATAGCTTTG
Protein-coding sequences here:
- a CDS encoding PepSY-associated TM helix domain-containing protein translates to MKVATQRTFRAVHTWTGLIAGMALFIAFYAGAISVFVHELYDWQQQGELVQADSLQQAQPLVDALLQQQPEASHGFTLLLPGHHGPELSAYWYDNSSGTQHKFKLSADNQLSQNPARADFVSFIYDLHFTAGLPRTTGMYLFGLFCLLYGLALVSGVVIYAPVFLKDLFALRLGPSVKRMWQDAHNAVGILSLPFHILFAWSGAVLTTGFLMLAPFQLAVFDGKLLDILEPDFEVVPHVEPAAVQKPLVSVHELLATAKTAMPQLEVESMFYHDAGDLNGTVTLYGAIDSPTVTHSAAAVINTASGELIKTLTPEEFTPGTAFLRGIQSLHYGDFGNYPVKWLYFVLGMAGAFLFYSGNLLWIESRRNANTALQPRNTRIMAGLTLGIALGCMAGVSALFLAGALLPEALHIRCYYLVFFLVLLWCLVRHPSKAAVEMLMLTALLSAFIPVASFIQSGQHLFHSFWHGHWIRFSVDVTALVMAWCFWRMALAAKKRARTGPANSLWALPAKG
- a CDS encoding DUF6942 family protein, with amino-acid sequence MRQKNVIGLGDQNASFRVYVENRPKMPQYQQLFDCEAMQAGDIDLIYQHCGNGWRKLFNVYAKLLCALDPKLFHFPTQAASWQQYRDQFLLQKASDTALLFDMPLLKTAENTIHLIAGRTHAKQLIQQGLACQLHWLNEEFAIDPTNQVLVTPYFDYRQLSNEKIEFSAALLKTLKGA